From a single Chlorocebus sabaeus isolate Y175 chromosome X, mChlSab1.0.hap1, whole genome shotgun sequence genomic region:
- the LOC103232438 gene encoding prohibitin 1-like: protein MAVKVFESIGEFGLALVVVGGMLNSALHNVDTGHTAVIFDRFCGVQDIVVGEGTHFLIPWVQKPITFDCCSRPPNVPVITGSKDLQNGNITLRILFRPVASQLPCIFTSIREGYDERVLPSIVTKIFKSVLSGFDAGELITHRELLSRQVSDKFTGPAATFGLILDDVSLTHPTFRKEFTEAATALMILNTTFLLPLSQKSL from the exons ATGGCTGTCAAAGTGTTTGAGTCCATCGGCGAGTTTGGCCTGGCCTTAGTTGTTGTAGGAGGCATGCTGAACTCTGCCTTACATAATGTGGATACTGGTCACACAGCTGTCATCTTTGACCGATTCTGTGGAGTACAGGACATTGTGGTAGGGGAAGGGACTCACTTTCTTATCCCATGGGTACAGAAACCAATTACCTTTGACTGCTGTTCTAGACCACCTAACGTGCCAGTCATCACTGGTAGCAAAGACTTACAGAATGGCAACATCACACTGCGCATCCTCTTCCGGCCTGTCGCTAGCCAGCTTCCTTGCATCTTCACCAGCatcagagagggctatgatgaacgtGTGCTGCCATCCATCGTTACCAAGATCTTCAAGTCAGTATTGTCTGGCTTTGATGCTGGAGAACTAATCACCCACAGAGAGCTGCTCTCCAGGCAGGTGAGTGACAAGTTTACGGGGCCAGCAGCCACCTTTGGGCTCATCCTGGACGATGTGTCCTTGACACATCCAACCTTCCGGAAGGAGTTCACAGAAGCG GCCACAGCCTTGATGATTCTTAACACCACCTTCCTTCTGCCCCTATCCCAGAAATCACTGTGA